Proteins encoded together in one Flavobacteriales bacterium window:
- a CDS encoding transglutaminase family protein: MGNNEIRALITLIDDPDETIYTQVRDRIVQLGDDIVPELERAWEIDDFGDLFRNRVEDLLHTIHLSRVTDRLKAWYEAGGEDLLEGALVISRYRYPDMDEQKVKARLAAIRQDIWLELNDHLTAFEKVRVFNHIFFQVHGFKGNKRNYHAPQNSYINEVLDSRKGNPLSLAIIYQVLAEDLGLPMRGVNLPNHFVLAYLDEDSIGGADAGQQGEENVLFYVNAFSQGDILGRNEINEFLAKLKIEPRPSFYQPCTNIDIIRRQLNNLANSYAKMGDSERAADLEKLRDMLGRAEG; this comes from the coding sequence CCCGACGAGACCATTTACACCCAGGTGCGCGACCGCATCGTGCAGCTGGGCGACGACATCGTGCCGGAACTGGAGCGGGCCTGGGAGATCGACGACTTCGGCGACCTCTTCCGCAACCGCGTCGAGGATCTCTTGCACACCATCCACCTGAGCCGCGTCACCGACCGCCTCAAGGCCTGGTACGAAGCCGGCGGCGAGGACCTGCTCGAGGGCGCATTGGTGATCAGCCGCTACCGCTACCCTGACATGGATGAGCAGAAGGTGAAGGCGCGGCTGGCCGCGATCAGGCAGGACATCTGGCTCGAGCTGAACGACCACCTGACGGCCTTCGAGAAGGTGCGCGTGTTCAACCACATCTTCTTCCAGGTGCATGGCTTCAAGGGCAACAAGCGCAACTACCACGCACCGCAGAACAGCTACATCAATGAGGTGCTCGATAGCCGCAAGGGCAATCCGCTCTCGCTGGCCATCATCTATCAGGTGCTCGCTGAGGACCTGGGCCTGCCCATGCGCGGGGTGAACCTGCCCAATCATTTCGTGCTCGCTTATCTCGATGAGGATAGCATCGGCGGCGCGGATGCCGGCCAGCAAGGCGAGGAGAACGTGCTCTTCTATGTGAACGCCTTCAGCCAAGGCGATATCCTGGGCCGCAATGAGATCAACGAGTTCCTGGCGAAGCTGAAGATCGAGCCGCGCCCATCGTTCTATCAGCCCTGCACCAATATCGACATCATCCGCCGCCAACTGAACAATCTGGCCAATAGCTACGCCAAGATGGGCGACAGTGAGCGCGCCGCTGACCTGGAGAAACTGCGTGATATGCTCGGCAGGGCCGAGGGATAG